One segment of Ancylothrix sp. D3o DNA contains the following:
- the rpsB gene encoding 30S ribosomal protein S2, producing the protein MPVVSLAQLLESGVHFGHQTRRWNPKMSRYIFTERNGVHIIDLVQTAQLMEDAYDFMRTSSEQGKRFLFVGTKRQAAGIIAGEAVRCGAYFVNQRWLGGMLTNWTTIKSRVDRLKELERMEETGALDLRPKKEGAMLRREMAKLQKYLGGIKAMRKVPDIVVIVDQRREYNAVQECQKLGIPIVSLLDTNCDPDVVDVPIPANDDAIRSIKLILGKLADAIYEGRHGQLDVVAEEDYDYEDVGDEDFDYEEGDDSEIFVEDDEESEE; encoded by the coding sequence ATGCCAGTTGTTTCATTGGCTCAACTTTTGGAGTCTGGGGTTCACTTTGGCCATCAAACGCGCCGGTGGAACCCGAAAATGTCCCGCTATATTTTTACTGAGCGGAACGGCGTTCACATCATTGATTTGGTGCAAACTGCTCAATTGATGGAAGATGCTTATGATTTTATGCGGACATCTTCTGAACAAGGAAAGCGGTTTTTGTTTGTGGGCACGAAGCGTCAAGCTGCTGGCATTATTGCAGGCGAAGCGGTGCGCTGTGGTGCTTATTTTGTGAATCAGCGCTGGTTAGGCGGTATGCTGACTAACTGGACGACAATTAAAAGCCGGGTGGATCGTCTTAAAGAGTTAGAGCGGATGGAAGAAACCGGCGCTCTGGACTTGCGCCCGAAAAAAGAAGGTGCGATGCTTCGCCGCGAAATGGCCAAGTTGCAAAAATACTTGGGTGGTATTAAGGCGATGCGGAAAGTCCCTGATATCGTGGTGATTGTGGATCAGCGCCGCGAGTATAATGCTGTTCAAGAGTGCCAAAAGCTGGGTATTCCGATTGTGTCTCTGCTGGATACGAACTGCGATCCTGATGTGGTGGATGTTCCTATCCCAGCAAATGATGATGCGATTCGCTCGATTAAACTAATATTAGGCAAACTCGCTGATGCCATCTATGAAGGTCGGCACGGTCAACTCGATGTCGTGGCTGAGGAAGACTACGATTACGAGGATGTCGGTGACGAGGACTTCGATTATGAGGAAGGCGACGACAGCGAAATCTTCGTAGAAGATGACGAAGAAAGTGAGGAATAG
- the thiD gene encoding bifunctional hydroxymethylpyrimidine kinase/phosphomethylpyrimidine kinase — protein MTKIAVALTIAGSDSGGGAGIQADLRAFAFNGVHGTCAITCITAQNTLGVTRVDAVPVSGVIAQIEAVVTDITVAALKTGMLLNQEIIKAVAAQINLHGLSNLVVDPVMVSRTGAQLIDNNAIDSLREYLIPHATVLTPNRYEAQLLSGLEIDTLEQMKKAAEKIYKLGSKAVIVKGGAMKDGLHGVDVWFDGNKHEIVQTETIETPHTHGTGCTLSAAIAANLALGEEPFSAFVQAKHYVTQALKNALPLGSGTGPVGIYTGRLKIG, from the coding sequence ATGACAAAAATTGCGGTAGCGCTGACCATAGCCGGTTCAGACAGTGGAGGCGGTGCCGGTATTCAGGCAGACTTACGAGCCTTTGCCTTTAACGGAGTTCACGGTACTTGCGCCATAACTTGTATCACCGCTCAAAATACCTTGGGTGTAACACGAGTTGATGCAGTACCCGTCTCAGGAGTGATTGCTCAAATTGAAGCAGTCGTAACAGATATTACAGTAGCCGCCCTCAAAACAGGGATGCTACTCAATCAAGAGATCATAAAAGCTGTAGCGGCACAAATAAACCTTCACGGCTTAAGCAATTTAGTAGTTGATCCCGTGATGGTATCTCGCACCGGCGCCCAATTAATTGATAATAACGCCATCGACAGCCTGCGGGAATACTTGATCCCGCACGCAACCGTCCTCACCCCAAACCGCTATGAAGCACAATTGCTGAGCGGATTGGAAATTGATACCCTAGAGCAGATGAAAAAAGCAGCCGAAAAAATTTATAAGCTTGGATCAAAAGCAGTTATCGTTAAAGGCGGAGCAATGAAAGACGGACTGCATGGGGTGGATGTCTGGTTTGATGGCAATAAACATGAAATCGTGCAAACAGAAACTATCGAAACCCCTCACACACACGGCACCGGCTGCACCCTCTCAGCCGCCATAGCCGCAAACTTAGCACTGGGAGAAGAACCCTTCTCAGCGTTTGTGCAGGCCAAACATTATGTAACCCAAGCATTGAAAAACGCATTGCCTCTGGGTTCGGGAACCGGGCCGGTGGGAATTTATACAGGCCGGTTGAAAATAGGGTAA
- a CDS encoding glycosyltransferase family 2 protein — MFISVVIPTYNRKPILEKCLNALENQEYSSGLIAGYEVVVVDDGSTDNTLAWLKDNSADFPHVRTFLQDHQGPAAARNLGIKNAKGDTIIFIDSDLVVTPSFLQSHATTLLQSEKSLGTNRLFTYGRVINTANFENPTSEPFKVTDFSAAYFATGNVAISRHWLEEAGLFDTRFQLYGWEDLELGVRLKSLGLKLIKCPEAVGYHWHPAFSLEQIPRMIDQEIQRGRMGVLFYEKHRTWEVRMMIQMTWLHRLLWGILSLGGMLNERSMGPFLAWMIKKGKPQLALEIARIFLNWYNVQGVYAAYAEAKGKF, encoded by the coding sequence GTGTTTATTAGTGTTGTTATTCCTACTTACAATCGCAAACCGATTTTAGAAAAGTGCCTCAATGCGTTGGAAAATCAGGAGTATTCTTCGGGTTTGATTGCCGGTTATGAGGTGGTTGTTGTTGATGATGGCTCCACAGATAATACTCTGGCATGGTTAAAGGATAATTCGGCTGATTTTCCCCATGTTCGGACTTTTTTGCAAGACCACCAAGGGCCGGCGGCGGCGCGGAATTTGGGGATAAAAAATGCCAAAGGCGATACGATTATTTTTATTGATAGTGATTTGGTGGTAACGCCAAGTTTCTTGCAATCTCACGCCACTACTTTGCTACAATCTGAAAAAAGTTTAGGCACTAACCGGCTTTTTACTTATGGCCGAGTGATTAATACTGCTAATTTTGAAAATCCCACGAGTGAGCCTTTTAAGGTAACGGATTTTTCGGCGGCTTATTTTGCTACCGGCAATGTGGCTATTTCTCGGCACTGGTTGGAGGAGGCCGGTTTGTTTGATACTCGCTTTCAACTTTATGGCTGGGAAGATTTGGAGTTGGGAGTTAGGTTGAAAAGTTTAGGTTTAAAGCTGATAAAATGCCCGGAAGCTGTTGGTTATCACTGGCATCCTGCTTTTAGTTTAGAACAAATTCCTCGGATGATTGACCAGGAAATTCAGCGGGGCAGAATGGGGGTTTTGTTTTATGAAAAACACCGGACTTGGGAAGTGAGGATGATGATTCAAATGACTTGGTTACACCGGCTTTTGTGGGGGATTTTATCTTTGGGTGGAATGTTAAATGAGCGGTCTATGGGGCCGTTTTTGGCCTGGATGATCAAAAAGGGTAAACCACAATTAGCTCTGGAAATTGCCCGGATTTTCCTCAATTGGTATAACGTTCAAGGAGTTTATGCAGCCTATGCTGAGGCAAAGGGTAAGTTTTAA
- the tsf gene encoding translation elongation factor Ts: protein MAEISAKLVKELRDKTSVGMMDCKKALQETNGDIDKAIEWLRQKGIAGADKKSGRVAAEGLVDSYIHTGGRIGVLVEVNCETDFVARGEAFQSLVRNIAMQIAACPNVEYVKVSDVPAEFAQKEKEIEMGRDDLASKPENIREKIVLGRIEKRLKELCLMDQAYIKDPNITVEELVKQTIAQLGENIQVRRFTRFVLGEGIEKEEKNFAEEVAAQMGAQ, encoded by the coding sequence ATGGCAGAAATATCAGCAAAGCTCGTTAAAGAATTACGCGACAAAACCAGTGTTGGGATGATGGATTGCAAGAAAGCTCTCCAAGAAACCAATGGTGATATTGATAAGGCAATTGAGTGGTTACGGCAAAAAGGTATTGCCGGTGCCGATAAGAAATCAGGTCGCGTTGCGGCTGAGGGTTTGGTGGATAGCTATATTCACACCGGCGGACGCATTGGGGTTTTGGTTGAGGTGAACTGCGAAACAGATTTTGTGGCACGCGGTGAGGCTTTCCAAAGTTTGGTTCGTAATATTGCTATGCAAATTGCGGCTTGCCCTAATGTGGAATACGTTAAGGTAAGTGATGTGCCGGCGGAGTTTGCCCAGAAGGAAAAGGAAATTGAAATGGGGCGGGATGATTTGGCTTCTAAGCCGGAAAATATCCGCGAGAAAATTGTCTTAGGGCGAATTGAAAAACGCCTGAAAGAGCTTTGTTTGATGGATCAAGCTTATATCAAAGACCCGAATATTACGGTGGAAGAGTTGGTTAAACAAACGATTGCTCAATTGGGTGAAAATATCCAAGTGCGCCGCTTTACTCGTTTTGTTTTGGGTGAAGGTATCGAGAAAGAAGAGAAGAACTTCGCTGAGGAAGTTGCTGCTCAAATGGGTGCTCAATAG
- the mrdA gene encoding penicillin-binding protein 2: MASGLFFDSTKKGFGSSQLREAERRRSQRNQSIVLMLVISSMLVSYTVRLVNLQIIKGEYHRERADQNRIRLLPMRSERGNILDRNGKLLAANRLSRSIYLWPKEQTPAQWMETAQKLSSLLNIPAKTIVQKLEKTGYKSAMPVRISDGVSSTAFVILGERAQEFRGVEIRPESSRYYPNGEMGSHLLGYIGEATQEELLANSDYPMGMIVGKMGIESQANQLLQGIWGSRLIEVDAMGQELREIGVRPPTAGQWVKLTIDIELQKTAEKALNGRRGAVVVLDVRTGAILAMASGPSFDPNLFTRQVSTKEWNALQDKDKPFLNRALQGYPPGSTFKVVTAVAGIESGKYTPDSMIATAASITVGGITFNEHSGGYGVIGFEDALAYSSNTFFYQMGMETGPEEISKWGHKMGIGESTNLDLLGLEGGQPGSLPTPADKQALYGEEWYAGDTVSMSIGQGLVLTTPLEMAVMVATIANGGYRVKPHLLASQTNTPATKPEPTGIKKETIEVMQRGLVAVVERGTGKQLNDGSIPLTAGKTGTAEVFGQEDNANYIAYGPANKPEIAIGVVVENGGYGGVAAAPIAHEIFKTYFKDHKPKPAPKE; the protein is encoded by the coding sequence ATGGCTAGTGGACTTTTTTTTGACTCAACTAAGAAAGGTTTTGGCTCCAGCCAACTCCGAGAAGCCGAACGTCGGCGCAGCCAAAGAAATCAATCAATTGTGCTGATGCTGGTAATTTCCTCAATGCTGGTGAGCTATACAGTACGCTTAGTAAATTTACAAATTATCAAAGGTGAATATCACCGTGAGCGTGCCGATCAAAACCGAATTCGCCTATTGCCAATGCGCTCAGAAAGAGGCAATATCTTAGACCGCAATGGCAAACTTTTGGCAGCCAACCGACTCTCGCGTTCTATTTATTTGTGGCCAAAAGAACAAACGCCGGCACAATGGATGGAAACAGCACAAAAACTAAGCTCTTTGCTGAACATTCCAGCCAAAACAATTGTGCAGAAATTAGAAAAAACCGGCTATAAATCAGCAATGCCGGTGCGAATTAGCGATGGTGTTAGCTCTACAGCATTTGTAATTTTAGGCGAACGTGCACAAGAATTTCGGGGAGTCGAGATCCGCCCCGAATCTAGCAGATACTACCCCAATGGTGAAATGGGATCTCATCTTTTGGGATATATTGGCGAAGCCACCCAAGAAGAGTTGCTGGCTAACTCAGACTACCCGATGGGGATGATAGTCGGCAAAATGGGAATTGAAAGCCAAGCAAACCAGCTTCTTCAAGGCATTTGGGGAAGTCGGCTCATTGAAGTAGATGCAATGGGACAAGAATTGCGAGAAATTGGCGTGCGTCCTCCCACAGCAGGCCAATGGGTAAAGCTCACCATCGACATAGAGTTACAAAAAACTGCTGAAAAAGCCCTCAACGGACGACGCGGTGCAGTGGTGGTGCTGGATGTCCGAACCGGCGCTATCTTGGCAATGGCGAGTGGCCCTTCCTTTGACCCGAATTTGTTTACTCGTCAGGTTAGCACCAAAGAATGGAACGCACTCCAAGACAAAGATAAGCCTTTTCTGAATCGAGCGCTGCAAGGCTACCCGCCGGGAAGTACCTTTAAAGTCGTTACTGCGGTTGCGGGTATCGAGTCTGGTAAATATACCCCCGACTCAATGATCGCCACAGCCGCTTCAATTACAGTGGGTGGGATCACATTTAATGAACATAGCGGCGGCTATGGTGTAATTGGCTTTGAAGACGCTCTAGCCTATAGTTCCAACACTTTTTTCTATCAAATGGGGATGGAAACCGGCCCAGAGGAAATTTCTAAATGGGGCCATAAAATGGGGATTGGTGAAAGCACGAATCTCGATTTGCTGGGTTTGGAAGGCGGTCAACCGGGGTCTCTGCCCACTCCTGCCGATAAACAAGCGCTTTATGGTGAAGAATGGTATGCCGGGGACACCGTGAGTATGTCCATTGGTCAGGGTTTGGTTTTAACGACACCTTTAGAAATGGCCGTGATGGTAGCAACAATTGCCAATGGTGGATATCGGGTTAAACCGCACCTGCTGGCATCTCAAACTAATACACCGGCTACAAAACCTGAACCCACCGGCATTAAAAAAGAAACCATTGAAGTGATGCAAAGGGGTTTAGTGGCGGTGGTAGAACGCGGCACCGGCAAGCAACTTAATGATGGTTCTATTCCTCTGACTGCTGGCAAAACCGGCACCGCTGAAGTTTTTGGCCAAGAAGATAACGCCAACTATATCGCCTATGGGCCGGCCAATAAGCCCGAAATTGCCATAGGGGTGGTTGTCGAAAACGGCGGTTATGGCGGGGTTGCTGCGGCTCCCATTGCTCACGAAATCTTTAAAACTTATTTTAAAGACCACAAACCCAAGCCAGCCCCAAAGGAATAG
- a CDS encoding DUF3352 domain-containing protein, which yields MKQRTFFSVLAAVVLVLLLSAARGFAGVFANSPLSLLAGGSTANPAAAIFVPATAPAMVSLLVNPKQLETLGQLATPPKQRRDIRRYFEDLENNLVRAGSSTAMPPAFFDKLAFRSAGLNYRQDIESWLGDEITFAVTGLDIDRDTSNGNLPGYLLAIATRSPERSRQFLDVFWQEKATAGAKIISEPYQGATLIYDAAGTSWASAVVGQQFVLFANSPKVLRDAINNVQVSGLSLNTSKTYRQSLETLTQPRTLLAFVNLAQLTALKSVDIPVLNSVARRQEGSFSSNETLTLALGFNRSGIKAESALLLPQANLDSAVPSLTGPVGALTYIPANVGVLSAGTNLAGLWNTLAGSEDTALFKLITETISSGGSRWGIDIGQDIFNSTKGEYAIGLLPNSGNSSADWIFVAQKSPENAEFIERLDNIATTQGFSVGPVRLGNQEISAWTKLSASQAEGKAQPVELQAQVRGAHTGVGEYEIFASSLEVIEKALKAKDGENALANNSFRAGIAALPVPNSGYVYLDWGTTQTVLERQFPIFKLVEVAAAPVFQHLRSLTLTSTGGEAGVRRADVFVLVGS from the coding sequence ATGAAGCAACGCACATTTTTTTCTGTATTAGCAGCCGTTGTGCTTGTGCTGCTATTGTCGGCAGCCAGAGGCTTTGCAGGGGTGTTCGCTAACAGTCCGCTTTCACTATTGGCAGGAGGATCAACGGCTAACCCAGCCGCTGCTATATTTGTACCAGCCACAGCACCGGCAATGGTGTCTTTGCTTGTTAATCCTAAACAACTAGAGACTCTCGGACAACTGGCAACTCCCCCCAAACAGCGCCGCGACATTCGCCGTTATTTCGAGGATCTCGAAAACAATTTAGTCCGGGCCGGTTCTTCTACAGCTATGCCGCCAGCTTTCTTTGATAAATTGGCCTTTAGAAGTGCCGGATTAAATTACCGTCAAGATATTGAGAGTTGGTTAGGAGACGAAATTACTTTTGCTGTCACCGGCCTTGATATTGACCGCGATACCAGCAATGGCAACCTCCCCGGATATTTACTCGCCATAGCCACCCGTTCCCCAGAACGCAGCCGACAATTTTTAGATGTGTTTTGGCAGGAAAAAGCAACCGCAGGTGCAAAAATTATTTCCGAACCCTATCAAGGGGCTACTTTAATTTATGATGCTGCGGGCACTTCTTGGGCAAGTGCGGTGGTAGGCCAGCAGTTTGTCTTATTTGCCAACAGTCCCAAAGTTTTAAGGGATGCGATCAATAATGTTCAGGTATCCGGTTTAAGCCTCAACACCTCAAAAACTTACCGTCAGTCCCTAGAAACCCTTACCCAACCGCGCACGCTTCTAGCCTTTGTAAATTTAGCCCAGCTTACGGCATTAAAAAGTGTGGATATCCCTGTTTTAAATTCGGTCGCCAGAAGACAGGAGGGGAGTTTTTCCAGCAATGAAACACTAACGCTTGCTTTGGGCTTTAACCGCAGCGGGATTAAGGCGGAAAGTGCGTTATTGTTGCCTCAAGCCAATTTAGATAGCGCTGTGCCAAGTTTAACTGGGCCGGTGGGAGCATTGACTTATATTCCTGCCAATGTTGGCGTATTGAGTGCGGGGACGAACCTGGCCGGCCTGTGGAATACGTTGGCGGGTTCGGAAGATACAGCACTGTTTAAATTGATCACAGAGACAATTTCTAGTGGAGGATCTCGCTGGGGAATTGATATAGGGCAAGATATTTTTAACTCCACAAAAGGAGAATATGCTATCGGCCTTTTGCCGAACAGTGGCAACAGTTCCGCTGATTGGATTTTTGTCGCTCAAAAATCCCCAGAAAACGCCGAATTTATTGAACGCTTAGATAATATTGCCACCACTCAGGGGTTTAGTGTCGGGCCGGTGAGGCTGGGAAATCAAGAAATTTCCGCTTGGACAAAACTGAGTGCTTCTCAAGCAGAAGGAAAAGCGCAGCCGGTGGAATTACAAGCGCAAGTGCGGGGGGCCCATACAGGGGTAGGAGAGTATGAAATTTTCGCTTCTTCGCTGGAAGTCATCGAGAAAGCTTTAAAAGCCAAGGACGGCGAAAATGCTCTGGCTAATAATAGTTTTCGGGCCGGTATCGCTGCTTTGCCTGTTCCCAATTCTGGCTATGTTTATTTGGACTGGGGAACAACTCAAACCGTTTTAGAGCGTCAGTTTCCGATTTTTAAGTTAGTTGAAGTGGCCGCTGCGCCGGTGTTCCAGCATTTGCGTTCCCTGACTCTCACCAGCACAGGCGGCGAGGCCGGTGTTCGTCGTGCTGATGTGTTTGTCTTGGTGGGTTCTTAA
- a CDS encoding response regulator translates to MKILLVEDDDLLASMLQTVLTEHHHTVDVASDGLKAWDLAESFNYDLIVLDVMLPKLDGITLCRRLRSNRLSMPILLLTAKDSKNDKVMGFDAGADDYVVKPFDPEELAARIRALLRRKGTALPPVLGWGLLRLDPNTCTVSYAGQPLHLTPKEYGLLELFLRNNNRVFSRNAILEQLWSFEESPAEETVRAHIKGLRMKLKAAGAPADVIETVYGLGYRLKPYNTLESDSTQTPQETEVSEPQQRRQEALSLENSLPLAQPDQTRQKIEPSLQEATQTSLPTLCEVGNASLPLSEKMKAAVALLWEQFKEPIKQRVSIVENAIAALKEGVLTLELQLDAEREAHKLAGSLGTYGFAEGSRIARKLENLLACSGLKSEQEPVLRDLVIALRSEVEGGTKSPKPAPAQELRSPIPPLQKLNPKTTSFFQHQPLLLVIKTDPELEEELTQLANSQGMRVQGVDDWTAARGCLQALQPDAVLLDLSNADTAVAGLEFLSELTNRAQPLPVLVLTSRDGFADRLDVARRGGKAFLQKPVTAAAVMDAVADVLKRYQTHQSKVMIVDDDVHVLAALQTLLKPWGFKLTTLDDPTQFWDTLEACSPELLVLDVEMPQVSGIELCQVVRNDPRWAGMPILFLTAHTDENTVHQVFACGGDDYVTKPVVGPELVTRILNRLERTHLLRSMAETDTLTGLANRRKSIQDLGQLLRLADRYTQPLCFAVLDLDYFKQVNDCYGHTAGDAVLHRLGELLLRSFRSEDVVARWGGEEFVVGMYGMSKFDGVKRLSEFLQVFRQEIFGNPSEATFEVTFSAGVVEYPTDGTDLQALYRYADKALYQAKQAGRNRVQLLED, encoded by the coding sequence ATGAAAATCTTACTCGTAGAGGATGACGATCTCCTAGCTTCTATGCTACAGACCGTTCTAACTGAACACCACCACACGGTAGATGTAGCCAGTGATGGCTTAAAAGCTTGGGATCTAGCCGAAAGTTTTAATTATGACTTAATTGTTTTAGATGTAATGCTGCCGAAACTAGACGGAATCACTCTTTGCCGTCGCCTGCGCTCAAACCGACTAAGTATGCCGATTTTATTGTTGACTGCCAAAGACAGCAAAAATGATAAAGTCATGGGGTTTGATGCCGGTGCAGATGACTATGTGGTAAAACCTTTTGACCCCGAAGAACTAGCAGCGAGAATTCGGGCGCTTTTGCGAAGAAAGGGTACAGCTTTACCCCCCGTTTTGGGGTGGGGTTTGTTGCGTCTTGATCCCAACACCTGCACTGTTAGCTATGCCGGTCAACCTCTGCACTTGACTCCTAAAGAATATGGCCTGCTGGAGTTGTTTTTGCGGAACAATAACCGGGTATTTAGCCGCAATGCGATTTTAGAGCAGTTGTGGTCTTTTGAAGAATCTCCCGCAGAAGAAACCGTCAGAGCCCATATTAAAGGCTTGCGAATGAAGTTAAAAGCTGCCGGCGCTCCGGCGGATGTGATCGAAACGGTTTATGGTTTAGGCTATCGTCTCAAACCTTACAATACTCTGGAGAGCGACTCAACCCAGACACCACAGGAAACAGAAGTTTCCGAGCCTCAACAGAGACGCCAAGAGGCTCTTAGTTTGGAGAATTCTTTGCCACTAGCGCAGCCTGATCAAACCCGGCAAAAGATCGAACCTTCGCTACAAGAGGCTACGCAAACATCTTTGCCAACATTGTGCGAGGTGGGTAACGCTTCCCTCCCACTGTCGGAAAAAATGAAAGCTGCGGTAGCTTTATTGTGGGAGCAATTTAAAGAGCCGATTAAACAGCGAGTTAGTATCGTCGAAAACGCTATCGCGGCTTTAAAAGAAGGTGTACTGACTTTAGAGTTGCAACTTGATGCGGAACGAGAAGCGCACAAACTGGCGGGCTCGTTGGGAACCTATGGTTTTGCAGAAGGTTCTCGGATCGCTCGTAAACTAGAAAATTTGTTGGCTTGTTCTGGGCTCAAAAGTGAACAAGAGCCGGTTTTGAGAGACTTGGTGATCGCTCTGCGCTCTGAAGTTGAAGGTGGTACCAAGAGTCCTAAGCCAGCGCCGGCTCAAGAGTTGCGCTCACCTATTCCTCCTCTCCAAAAATTGAATCCTAAAACTACGTCTTTCTTTCAACATCAACCTTTGCTGCTGGTTATTAAAACAGATCCCGAACTTGAAGAGGAATTGACACAACTGGCGAACTCTCAAGGAATGCGTGTCCAGGGTGTTGACGACTGGACGGCGGCGCGAGGTTGTCTGCAAGCTCTCCAACCTGATGCGGTTTTGCTTGATCTGTCGAATGCGGATACGGCTGTTGCTGGGTTGGAGTTTTTAAGCGAACTCACCAATCGGGCGCAGCCTTTGCCGGTGTTGGTTCTCACAAGTCGAGACGGGTTTGCCGACCGGCTGGATGTGGCGCGGCGGGGAGGTAAGGCTTTTTTACAAAAGCCGGTGACAGCAGCGGCGGTGATGGATGCGGTGGCGGATGTGTTGAAGCGTTATCAAACTCATCAATCTAAGGTGATGATTGTTGATGATGATGTTCATGTTTTGGCTGCTTTACAAACTCTGTTAAAACCTTGGGGTTTTAAACTGACAACTTTAGATGACCCGACTCAATTTTGGGATACTTTGGAGGCTTGTTCGCCTGAGTTATTGGTTTTGGATGTTGAAATGCCACAAGTTAGCGGGATTGAACTTTGCCAAGTGGTACGCAATGATCCTCGCTGGGCGGGAATGCCGATTTTGTTTCTGACGGCTCACACTGATGAAAATACTGTTCATCAGGTGTTTGCTTGTGGGGGAGATGATTATGTTACTAAGCCGGTGGTTGGGCCAGAGTTGGTGACGCGCATTCTTAACCGTTTGGAGCGGACGCATTTGTTGCGGAGTATGGCGGAAACTGACACGCTCACCGGCCTGGCAAACCGTCGCAAGTCTATTCAAGATTTAGGTCAGCTTTTGCGTCTGGCTGATCGTTATACTCAGCCGCTTTGTTTTGCAGTTCTGGATCTTGATTATTTTAAGCAAGTTAACGACTGTTACGGTCATACGGCTGGGGATGCGGTGTTACACCGGCTCGGTGAGTTATTATTGCGTTCGTTCCGCAGTGAGGATGTGGTGGCTCGTTGGGGTGGTGAGGAGTTTGTGGTTGGAATGTATGGTATGAGCAAGTTTGATGGGGTAAAACGTTTGTCTGAGTTTCTCCAAGTTTTCCGTCAAGAAATTTTTGGTAATCCTTCGGAGGCGACTTTTGAGGTGACTTTTAGTGCCGGTGTTGTTGAGTATCCAACCGATGGGACGGATCTTCAAGCTTTATACCGCTATGCTGATAAGGCGCTTTATCAGGCAAAACAAGCCGGTCGCAATCGCGTACAATTACTGGAAGATTAA